The sequence AGAATCCACAGTTTTGGCAGGTAATAGGCTAAACATCCTCAACTGGAAGAGGCCTGTTATTCCCCCACAAGGTGTGGGTTTCCAAAATGTTGTCAGCTTGCTCATTCATATCAGAGAAGAAAAATCACTTCCATGGGAGAAGTAAGGAGACCAATGGGATGTCACTGCATTCACAGATAAGAAGCAGCGGTAATGGTCAAGGGAGATGTTCAGCATTCTCTCTATCCCATATACATCAAATACTCCCTCAGAACAGGTGGTTGGACACCACTGTGGTGTCTCCTGACATGAAGAGGCAAAGAGGGAAAAAGGTGTGGGGCGGGGGAGATAAAGAAAGGTTgtaaaaaaggggagagggagagagagggatgtgggatgtgggagagagaaaattgatGGTCTCTCCATCCTTGGACCTGACTCCACTCACAGTTGACTTAATCACCCCCACCACTTGCTGTAGGTCCACCACACAGGAAAAAGATACCCCAGTTCTGTATTAGAACTGCAGCCATTTCCAAACAATTGCCTTTTCTTTATTCAATCTAGCTCCATCACTTTCTGAGAAGTATCTCATTTAACAATACTGCAGGAGATGTGGTCTTCATCAACCAGAATGGGGAGGTGCTATCTAGGTTGGATGTTGTCAATTGGATTATACACTCCAACCAAAGTTTGCACAGAGTGAGCGTTGGGAGGATAGATCCACAGGCTCCTCCAGACCAATCATTCATCCTTGATGAAAATGCCATAACATGGCACAGTTGGTTTAATCAGGTAggaccacattattattattaggatagaTAAGCTCCAAGATTTTGCCTTTCTTGCTAAAAAGCTGACTCAGCTTAGTAACATAGAGAGGCGCCCAGGAACATGAAGATTTCCAAACTCATTGTTCTCTTGCTGATCCTTCTGCTCTTTCATTTACGGAATAGACTCGGCCTCTTTCTGTCTGTACTGAGAGATGTCTTCCAGGATCcagcaagaaagtgaaggagggaCAGCCACCTTGCTGCTACGATTGCATCCCATGTGCAGAGGGAAAGATTGCAAACCAGGATGGTAGGAGAAATAAATAGATTAAATAGATCCAGCCTCAGCACTAATAATTGAAAGGTGTTGTAAGGATGGCTGAGTTTACTTTTCAAAAGAGATCATCTACAGTGTGTGTGATCCTGCCTCTTTGTGATCATTGCCGTTCAGATAGTCAAAATATGCCAATGAAATGAGAATAACCATGCATTGAGAATAGTTGGATGGTATGTGATTCaaagcatttcttcttcttcttcttcttcttcttcttcttcttcttcttcttctgcttctgcttctgcttctgcttctgcttctgcttctgcttctgcttctgcttctgcttcttcaatCACtaatagccgagtaagattgtcttccataaacacggttttaacaataagtccgtaagtgactgtggacacgtccttccacagtggggacattgggttCCGAACAAGAGTTGATCATGATGTGGATTCGCCAAGAGTGCCTTTCTCTTTGCACGTTTCTACCTTGTGTCCTGAGCATATGTAGAGGGGGCCTTGCCACTCCTTCTCACTTACACATGCTGCACCCAGTGTGAATAAACATTCAGATGGCAATGGCCCTGGCTGTGGCATTAAAGGCCCACATAGCTCTGAACCAATTAAATTCAAGAATACTGTagtaattaaatacagtggtaccttgggttaaaaacttaattcgttatggaggtccgttcttaacatgaaactgttcttaacctgaggtacaactttccttaatggggcctcctgctgctgctgcgccgccgccgcacgatttctgttctcatcctgaagcaaagttcttaacccaaggtactatttctgggttagtggagtctgtaacctgaagggtctgtaacctgaagtgtctataacccgaggtaccactgtacagagaatcATACCATATAAGGTTTTGACATACTTAGCATGCTCGGACTGTGGTTAGACTATTCTCGGTAACTAGAGTGAAATACATAATGAGATGAAATCTAATTCTGCAGTAAAATTTTAGTAAACCACGAGTAAGCTTCTTTGTTTAAACTGTAATTCAGACCAATCATAAGGAGACAACAAAGCAACTTAAGAGGAAATGGGGTGAGGGAAACAAAGCGTTTTGACTGGATAGGAAATTTAAACTTAATGGAATGTGTGGAATTTGTGCCAAATGCATAAAACTATTTGGAACTTTTTGTATGATGTTTAGTTGTTTTAGTGAGTTATCCCCAGCTGAACCTTCTGTGCAGAATTAAACACTCTGGACTACTTTTCCCCTCACAGTCTCATGTGGTTTATTGGCATATCCATGACACAGAGAAAGCTTAGACTGCAACAATACCACATTACAGAGCGTCAGACAGTACTAAACACGTGCTTTGATTTAAACAGAGCTCTTTTCTTCTCAGACAGAAAGTAAACATTTCAGCAAGCTGAAAAGTATGACCTAATATGTTTATTTTCCCCCAGATATGAATGACTGTAATAAATGCCCAGACAAAGATTATCCAAGCCGGAACCGTGATGCCTGTCTACCCAAGAATATAAGCTTcttgtcttatgaagaacctttgggcatcagtttagcctgtttctctctttctctttccttgatCACTGCTCTGGTACTAGGTACATTTATGAAACACCACGACACACCCATTGTCATTGCAAACAACCgaaacctcacctacactctcctcatctctctcctgctctgcttcctttgtgcatTGCTCTTCATTGGCCGACCTGAGAAGGTCACATGTCTCCTCCGGCAACCAGCTTTTGGTATCATCTTCTCAACCGCTGTTTCTTGTGTCCTGGCAAAAACCTTCACTGTGGTTTTGGCCTTCATGGCTACAAAACCAgaatccaggatgaggaaatgggtggggaaagaacTAGGCCACTCCATTCTCCTTTCCTGTTCCATAGTTCAAGCAGGAATATgtactgtgtggctggcaacctctcccccatacccagatgtggacatgaacTCAATGACAGAAGAAATTATACTAGAATGTAATGACGGGTCTGTAacaatgttttactgtgtcctcatTTACATGAGCTGCCTGGCAACTGTAAGCTTTGCTGTGGCTTTCCTCACCAGGAAGTTAccggacagtttcaatgaagccaagtttatcactttcagcatgttggtcttctgcagtgtttggctgtcctttattccctcttatctgagcaccaagggaaaatacatggtagctgtggagatTTTCTCCATCTTAGCCTCTGGTGGTGGgttgctgggttgcatcttttcccccaaatgttaTATAATCCttttgaggcctgagctgaacaatagAGAACAGCTAATAAGgaagaaaaattaaagaaatgaGAAACCTGTAATCtgctgtattttgtgtttttatctgtgTTTACAGTAGAATAATTGGACATATAAGTTCAGCTGCTCCATTTTATAATTTTTTCTAGAGTCCAAATTCCGATAGTTGAAAATACATTTGTAAAATTGACTTATTTGCTTTGAGGAAAACAATCATAAATTTCCACATACATTATTCTCTTGTAGCATGTGTTGACAAGAAGACTCAGAGCAATTCTTGTCAAAATATACATGTAAGCAAATCTGTATCTAGCCTTAATTCTCAATGATAAAACTTGTCTCACAGCTTTCAGCATAATGGGATCTGTGAAACTGTACTATTGCAGACCATGGAATTTTCAAGTATTCATTGATTTTCAAGTATTCATTCTGAGTTCAAGTAGGCGACAtccacatcaaaatggttcaccttccaacctctttgTGCATGAACAGCTAAGAGCTTGCGCAGAGTTTCACTTCTGGAAGTCGGAGAATACACTTCCATGAAATGGACTCCTTTCCTCTGCATGGAACCTCTGGCAACTAACCTTGCCTTGTACTCTGGTTCTCCTGACTCTGTGGGTTTATGGtgataaacccatctgcagcaaACTGCCTGTTTGCCAGCCGGCAAATctgtgagggagaacacacctagagactccattgagttcatctccttctgcatcacctcatgccatttgctagcttcttcctgaggcaacttctgaacatcctcaaaggattcaggttcacaccCAGCCACACCAACCCACACACTAGTGGCTTCATACCAGTCAGGTGGCTTCCCCTTGGTTGACCTCGCTGACCTCCTCAGCACAAACTCTGCCCCCCCTCTGACTCACTGGGGCCAGCCAAACCATCCCCTGTGTCAGAGacctccccctctgacctgctgcgcctttTGTGTCTCACAACTGGACCTGTAGGCGAGGACGGCTCACTCTTTGGCTCAAACTTGACAGAACTGTGGAGGGGTCTTGGGACTTCCCTTTGGAGGGGTTCTGAGCCTCTCCCTTGGGGACTCTGTGGCTGCGGACTCTGCTCCCCAGCAACAgattcagcttcctcctcttcttcttcctcatctgagtcaaaCTGCTCTGACAGAACATCTGGGTTCCCATGCACGCGTTTCCACCCAttttgctcacagaactcagcacttctGCTAATAAGCAGTCGAGACTGATTGCCACTGGGATATGTGAAACGCCACGCCTTGGAACcaggctcatagcctacaaagatcatcttcttGGACCTTGGTTCACCCTTTCTGTGATTGGCCTTTGGGATGAGGACCCAAGCCTCACAGTCAAACACACGAAAGAAATCCACCTTGGGCTTCTTACCGTGCAGCAGAAAATAAGGCATGTCCCCTACATTTGAATTGGACACTTTATTCTGTATGAAGCACGCTGTTTTATACCTCTCCGCCCAAAAACGCTGTGGGAGACCAGAGTCATAAAGCATGGCATTAGCGGCTTCCTGCAGCGTTCTATTTTTACGCTCTGCAACACCATTCTGTTGGGGACTGTGTGGTGCTGTTAGCCTGTGGCTGATTCCCTTCTGTCGGAAGAAATTCTGCAGCGCAGAACCGGTGAATTCTGCTCCACGATCACTCTGAAACGAAACAACCCTAGTGGAAAAACGCAGCTCTACTGCTGTGATCCAATCagtgcagctgcttcactcttgTGTCAAATTGTAAACAGCCACGAGTTCTTCGAAAAATCATCAATGATCAGAAGAATGTAATTTGATCCACTTAAAGAAGCTGCCTTCATGGAACCACACAAATCTGCATGAACCAGCTCAAAGGGTTTGCTGGTCTTCCTGTCTGACCTGGGATAAGTACATGTGGTAACCTTTAATTGCTTGCACGCTCTGCAATCTAGGAATTTGTCACACCCCTTAAACTTGCACCCCACCGTGTTCTCAGGTGCTTTCTTAACATAAGACCAGGAAACATGGGGAAATCTCCTGTGCCACAAGTGTAACAATTGTCATGTGGTGGTACGTTTGCGCACTGCACTTGTGCCTCTTCAGGGGGCTCTGCAACAGCTACATTAGAAATAGGCATCTCCACCACAGTCTATCTCTTCTTGCCATCCCTGAAAAAAGAGCACATGTTATTAGCAAACATTATATCAAAACCGTCAGCAACAAAGGCAGACACTGATAAAAGACAATTTGCTATCTCAGGAACCATGAATGCTTACACTTCATGATCTATTaaagaacaatacaaaaaacCAGTCTCAGTTAATTGTCTCTTGGAGCCATCATCCAGTGAAACAAAATGTCCACTTTTCACAGACTTGCAGTTTCGAAGCAGACCAGCAGAGGGCACGAGACAATGCGTGGCTCCAGTgtccacaacaaaagacaaaGTAGCTCTTTGGCTGCCTTCCAAAGTTGCCATAAAGACGCTGTTCCCCCGACTGGGGCCTTTGCTGTTTCCCAGAGACACCATCGATGCTGTGAGGTGATAGAGAGGCTTCTCCTTGCCTTTCTCACTCTGGCCTCCTTGTTTCCCACATCTCTGCTGGGAACCAGTTCTCGAACTGCCACTTatctgctttgttgacattcctttCTGGCCGCCATTCCGGTGTCCTTGCATTCCTGGGCCTCTAGAGGACAATTGCAGACCAGGTGTCC comes from Podarcis raffonei isolate rPodRaf1 chromosome 13, rPodRaf1.pri, whole genome shotgun sequence and encodes:
- the LOC128398965 gene encoding vomeronasal type-2 receptor 26-like, with the translated sequence MYHQPGEFLIGGIVFHGGFIASPATFTEEPPPVLPEELVVVPKGYQHIVALAFAVKQINKDPHILPNITLGFHLYDSYISARSTYLATLLLLSMVEKFVPNYICDVENSLTGVIGGLDSEISFYVATILDIYKIPQLIYGSAPVMNDKSPGLPFYQMAASEALQYEGILSLLLHFRWTWIGVIAIDNDNGERFVQTISPIFTKSGVCFAFLERIPSLSFISEINGMLEQGASINHKFFSSTANIIIAYGESYHMAILRWLPYLSVHDDMTYNIKSKVWIITAQVEFTSVVIQRNWDAGIFNGAISFEIHFRNPPGFHQYVVHRNPSSTDGDGFIRDFWQQAFDCVFPDITADKVEGNICTGEEKLESLPGSFFEMSMTGHSYSIHNAVYAMAHALHAMFTSRLRHREMAYGGRGKNQNPQFWQLHHFLRSISFNNTAGDVVFINQNGEVLSRLDVVNWIIHSNQSLHRVSVGRIDPQAPPDQSFILDENAITWHSWFNQTRPLSVCTERCLPGSSKKVKEGQPPCCYDCIPCAEGKIANQDDMNDCNKCPDKDYPSRNRDACLPKNISFLSYEEPLGISLACFSLSLSLITALVLGTFMKHHDTPIVIANNRNLTYTLLISLLLCFLCALLFIGRPEKVTCLLRQPAFGIIFSTAVSCVLAKTFTVVLAFMATKPESRMRKWVGKELGHSILLSCSIVQAGICTVWLATSPPYPDVDMNSMTEEIILECNDGSVTMFYCVLIYMSCLATVSFAVAFLTRKLPDSFNEAKFITFSMLVFCSVWLSFIPSYLSTKGKYMVAVEIFSILASGGGLLGCIFSPKCYIILLRPELNNREQLIRKKN